Proteins encoded by one window of Rutidosis leptorrhynchoides isolate AG116_Rl617_1_P2 chromosome 7, CSIRO_AGI_Rlap_v1, whole genome shotgun sequence:
- the LOC139859001 gene encoding 11-beta-hydroxysteroid dehydrogenase-like 3: MDIIYNVLNVIYLVNSIFMFLIWVPTFWLYNLLRVSYKSSYPESLAGKVMLITGASAGIGEHMAMEFAKAGACLALVARREEQLRSVAECAKAMGSPDVIVIPADVSKLEDCSMFIDQTINHFGKLDYLVNNAAIASFGLFENEARVSDNVPVMDINFWGSVYTTHFALPHLKKNKGKIIVICSCGSWFASPRVSIYNASKAALLSFFETLKIEVDSAINITIVTPGIVETRLSNEKWLREGCAWWIPRLTPEMCAKEIMSCIKRGDKTCTVPSWMKTIFLWKMLCPEIFNRIMTFLFISWPKISSKKNRIPNLNLAQVF; the protein is encoded by the exons ATGGATATCATATACAATGTTTTAAATGTCATTTATCTTGTTAATTCAATCTTTATGTTTCTCATATGGGTTCCCACATTTTGGTTATATAATCTCCTGAGGGTTTCCTACAAGTCTTCGTATCCTGAATCGCTTGCGGGAAAAGTTATGCTAATAACTGGAGCGTCAGCGGGCATTGGCGAG CATATGGCAATGGAGTTCGCTAAAGCAGGGGCGTGTTTGGCATTAGTTGCTAGACGAGAGGAACAACTTCGTTCGGTAGCCGAATGTGCTAAGGCAATGGGATCACCCGACGTGATTGTGATACCCGCCGATGTATCAAAACTTGAAGATTGTAGTATGTTTATTGATCAAACTATAAATCATTTTGGTAAAT TGGATTACCTTGTAAACAATGCTGCCATTGCATCGTTTGGTTTATTTGAAAACGAAGCTCGTGTATCCGATAATGTCCCGGTTATG GACATAAACTTTTGGGGATCAGTTTATACCACACATTTTGCACTTCCGCATTTAAAGAAGAACAAAGGAAAAATAATTGTGATTTGTTCTTGTGGGAGTTGGTTTGCGTCTCCAAGAGTAAGCATCTATAAT GCAAGTAAAGCTGCATTGTTAAGTTTCTTCGAAACATTGAAAATCGAGGTTGATTCTGCTATTAACATAACGATAGTAACTCCTGGAATAGTCGAAACAAGGTTAAGCAACGAGAAATGGTTACGAGAG GGATGCGCGTGGTGGATACCGAGACTAACACCTGAAATGTGCGCCAAAGAAATTATGAGCTGCATTAAACGCGGAGATAAAACTTGTACAGTTCCTTCTTGGATGAAGACGATATTCTTGTGGAAGATGTTGTGTCCCGAGATTTTCAACCGGATTATGACCTTTTTGTTCATTTCTTGGCCGAAGATTTCGTCGAAGAAAAATAGAATCCCTAACTTGAATTTAGCTCAAGTCTTTTGA